From a single Fulvivirga ulvae genomic region:
- a CDS encoding JAB domain-containing protein, whose product MNVRLSQEQKIKVLNSEDLYKVMQQVLLRENKIDRNKEHFWVVCLASNNQILLIELISLGTVNQTLVEPMEVFSFALQKRAVQIIMVHNHPSGELKPTQSDIEVTDKMLAIGKFVNVPVIDHLIITEEKYYSFVDSGMLEKIEKETTYDLSFKQIDELKKEIAGIEKKKAIEMASKMLKDKQSIKIIAKYTGLSEQEILEIGDR is encoded by the coding sequence ATGAATGTCCGACTATCTCAAGAGCAAAAGATCAAGGTACTCAACTCTGAGGATCTGTATAAGGTGATGCAGCAGGTGCTGCTGCGTGAAAACAAAATTGACCGGAATAAGGAGCACTTCTGGGTGGTTTGCCTGGCGAGCAACAACCAGATATTGCTGATCGAGCTGATCAGTCTGGGTACGGTTAACCAGACGCTGGTGGAGCCCATGGAGGTGTTTAGTTTTGCTTTGCAGAAACGGGCCGTTCAGATCATAATGGTGCACAATCACCCGAGTGGTGAGCTAAAGCCTACCCAAAGTGATATAGAAGTTACGGATAAGATGCTGGCCATCGGCAAGTTCGTCAATGTGCCGGTGATTGATCACCTCATCATTACAGAAGAGAAATATTACAGCTTTGTAGACTCCGGTATGCTGGAGAAGATCGAGAAAGAAACAACCTATGACCTTTCTTTTAAGCAGATTGATGAGTTGAAGAAGGAGATTGCTGGGATTGAGAAGAAGAAGGCTATTGAGATGGCCTCCAAGATGTTAAAGGATAAACAATCGATAAAAATTATTGCCAAATATACCGGTTTGTCCGAGCAGGAAATTTTGGAGATTGGTGATCGGTAA
- a CDS encoding YetF domain-containing protein, which produces MHGRFMEDRMKNKRVTKSEIKAAIRSNGYGSVAEISAVVLETDGSFSVINERRPDPASSSLSNVEGFTEYINSYPEGEV; this is translated from the coding sequence ATGCATGGGCGTTTTATGGAGGACAGAATGAAAAATAAGCGGGTAACAAAATCCGAGATAAAAGCGGCTATTAGGTCAAACGGCTACGGTTCCGTTGCAGAAATTTCGGCAGTAGTGCTTGAAACCGACGGTAGTTTCAGTGTAATAAATGAGCGCAGGCCTGATCCTGCCAGTTCCTCTCTCAGCAATGTCGAAGGCTTTACTGAATATATTAACTCATATCCTGAAGGGGAAGTATAA